From Cellulomonas chengniuliangii, the proteins below share one genomic window:
- a CDS encoding protein-L-isoaspartate O-methyltransferase family protein, which translates to MTGSAIPDAVAEAMSTVERRAFLPPAQRAHAGEDRPLPLAHGQTNSQPSTVAAMLRLLDVPRGAHVLDIGSGSGWTTALLAHLVGPQGRVLGLEIVPDLAEWGAQNLAAWPLPWARIDQAEPGVLGRPVDQGWARILVSASGQELPDALVAQLADAGRMVLPVRSTMWLVERHGDRVDRSQQGSYAFVPLR; encoded by the coding sequence ATGACCGGGTCCGCCATCCCGGACGCCGTCGCCGAGGCCATGTCGACAGTCGAGCGTCGCGCGTTCCTGCCGCCGGCCCAGCGCGCCCATGCGGGCGAGGACCGCCCGCTGCCGCTGGCGCACGGCCAGACGAACTCCCAGCCCAGCACGGTGGCGGCGATGCTGCGCCTGCTCGACGTCCCGCGCGGCGCGCACGTGCTCGACATCGGCTCGGGCTCCGGCTGGACCACGGCCCTCCTCGCGCACCTCGTGGGCCCGCAGGGCCGGGTGCTCGGCCTGGAGATCGTGCCGGACCTGGCGGAGTGGGGCGCCCAGAATCTCGCGGCCTGGCCGCTGCCGTGGGCGCGCATCGACCAGGCAGAGCCCGGAGTCCTCGGACGCCCGGTCGATCAGGGCTGGGCCCGGATCCTGGTGTCCGCGTCTGGCCAGGAGCTCCCAGACGCCCTGGTCGCGCAACTCGCCGACGCTGGACGCATGGTCCTGCCCGTGCGCTCCACCATGTGGCTGGTCGAGCGGCACGGCGACCGGGTAGACCGCAGCCAGCAGGGCTCGTACGCGTTCGTCCCGCTGCGCTGA